Within the Candidatus Effluviviaceae Genus I sp. genome, the region TCACGCCGAGCGCCGCGTCGAGCCCGCGCGCGAGCGTGAGGAGCTTCTCGAGCACGAGCTCCTTCGTGAGCGCTCCGGCCACGGCGGCGAGCGGGAGGTGGTTCGTGACGAGGCCGACGCGCCGCGCGCCGTGCACGAACGTCATCACGACGCACCCGGCGCCGGCGAGCCGCGCGAGGAACTCCGTGTGGCCGGGGAAGTCGTAGCCGGCCTCCGCGACCGTCGCCTTGATGACCGGCGCCGTGACCATCGCGTCGGCCGCCCCCGACAGGCACAGCCGCGCCGCCTCGACGACGGCCGCCGCGGCCGCCGCCGCGCCCGCCGTCGTCGGCCGCCCGGGCTCGCTCGGCGCCGCCTCCGGCGCGGTCCCCACGACCTGCGCGTCGAACGGCAGCGACAGCCGGGCCGCGCAGCGCTCGAACACGTCCCGCGCGCCCACGGCGACGAGATCGAAGTCCGCGCGGAGCCCACCGTCCGCGAGCGTCCTGAGCGCGATCTCGGGGCCGACGCCGGCCGGGTCGCCCATCGTGAGAAGGACTCTCGGGCGGCCCGGGCGCTGCCGCCCCCCGCCCACCGACCCCGGCTCCATGCGCATGAGGGCCGGCCTCGGCCGACCCTCAGTGCCGTGAGACATCGCGGTCCCCGATCACCTCGCAGAGGGCGCGCGCCCTCTCCTTGCTCACATTGCCGCTCGGGATCTCGACCACGCGGACCGTGAGCGTCCTGTCCCGCAGGCTCAGTGTGATCTCGTCGCCCGGCCGCACCTCGGTCGCCGCCTTCGCCCTCCTCCCCAGGATCTCCACGCGGCCCGCGTCGCAGAGCTGCCTGGCCGCGCTCCGCTGCTTCACGAGGCGCGAGACCTTGAGAAAGAGGTCCAGCCTCATGGCGAGGGGTCCGCCGCGTCCCGGATGCTCACGTAGATCTCCCGGGAGAGCCGGTCGATCAGCTTCTGGTACTCCTCCTCCATGCGCCGGTCCACGAGGAACTGCCGGAGCCGCGGCCGGATCTCGTCCAGCGTGGCCGTGCGAGCCGCCTCGTGGCGGAGGAGCGTCAGAACGTAGTAGCCTCCGTCGCCCCTGAGGACGGCGCTCACGCCTCCGGGCTCAAGGGACTCGACGGCCGCGCGGAACTCCGGCACGAGATCGTCCGGGGCGAACCGGCCGAGCACGCCCCCGGCCTGCGCCGTGCGCGCGTCGTCGGAGTAGCGCCTCGCGAGCTCGGCGAAGTCCTCGCCGACGACCGCGCGCTGCCGCAGGCTCTCCGCGAGCGCCGCCGCCCGCGCGTCGTCGTCGGGGCCGGGCGCGAGTCGCGCGAGGATGTGTCGCGCGCGCATCGTGTCGCCGCTCTTGGCGACGGCCTGGATGAGGTGCAGGCCGAAGCGCGTCTCGACGATCCCGCTCGTCTCGCCTTCGCCGAGCGCGAACGCGGCCTCCTCGAACTCGGGGACCATCATGCCCGGACCGAATGTCCCGAGGTTCCCGCCGTTCGCGGCGCTGGGGTCGTCCGAGTAGATCCTCGCCAGGCTCTCGAAGGACTCGCCGCGGCCGAGACGCTCGAGCGCCTCGTCGAGCCGCTTGGTCGCCGCCCGTCTCGCGCTCTCGCTCACCTCGGGCAGGATCAGGATCCCGGCGATCTCGTAGTGCTCCGGAACCGCGCCCACCTCGGAGGCGTGCTCCTCGTAGTACGCGGCCACCTCCGCCCACGTGACCTCGGCCTTCGGCCTGACCTCCAGGTCGATCACCTTCTGGCCCAGGAGCCGCCGCTCGACGTCGGCGCGGTAGAGCCGCTTGAGCTCGGTCTCGGTCATGCCCTCCCGCGCGAGGGCGGCCTGGAACGCCGCCTCGGAGCCCTGCCTCGCCTTGACGTCCGCGAGCCGCCGCTCGATCTCCTCGTCCAGCTCCCACCCCTCGACCACGATCGTGTCCCGCATGGCTCTCGCGACGAGCAGCAGCTCATCAACCATCTCGTGGAGCAGTTGCATGCGGACCGCCTGCGCCTGCTCGGGCGGGGTCTCGGCGCCGGCTCGGACCTGGTACAGGTACATCTCCTGGTCAACCTCGCTCTCGAGGATGACGCGGTCACCGACGACGGCCGCGATGCCGTCAACGAGCTCGCGCTCCGCGCGCGCCACGCCCGCCCAGACAAGGGCGGCGACGCCGGCCAGCAAGGCGGCCATCCGTACGCGATGCCACTGCATGGGGATTCCCCCGTCCGCGGCGCGCCGGACCCGTCACGCGCGAGGCCCCGCGACCCGCTTGAGCTACTGCGTTTCCGTCGCCGCCGTGTCCTGCGGTGCCCCGATGCCGAGGATGCCGCCCGGCTCCTCGCCCCGTGCGCGGCTCTGCGCCGCGCGCCGGAGGTTCGCCGTATCCACGACGACGGTGCTCCGTCCCTGGAGCTCACCCAGCCAGCGGTCGAACACCTGCCGCCGTCGCTGCGACGTCAGGAAGTTCAGGACCGTGGCGCGCCTGGACTCGAAGGTGGGCTGCCCTGCGCCCGGCTGCCGATCGAGGACCTTGACGATGTGGTATCCGTAACTGGAGGGGATGACGCCGCTCACCTTGCCCACGCCGAGCTCGAAGGCGACCTCCTCCAGTTCGTAGATCATGTCGCCCCGGCCCATGTACCCGAGGTCGCCGCCGATGCGCGCCGTCTGGTCGATGGAGAACTGGCCGGCGGCCGTGCCGAACGGCGTGCCGGCGCTCAGCTGCCGGAGGACCAGCTCGGCCTCCTGCCGGCTGCGCACGAGGATGTGCGCGAGGCGCACCTGGAGCCCGTACTCCGACCGGTGCGCCTCAAAGTAGGCCCGCGCGTCTTCCTCGGTGACATCGGGCACGTCGCCCATGATGAGCTGGATGCACGCCTCCGCCACGATCTCGCGCTCCAGCTCGCGAAGGCGACGCCGCGTCTCCTCGGACTTGCCCAGTCCCCGCCGCAGTCCCTCCTGGTAGAACAGCTCCGTCTTGACCCAGCGCTTGAGCGCCTCCTCCTGGTCGTCGAGCGTCATGACGGCGCTGAGGTGTTCCGGCACCGACGCGTAGAACTCGCCGACCGTGAGCGAGGAGCCGCCCACGCGGGCGAGAACGTCGCGGTCGTGCTGCCGCCCGCACGCCGCCGCCGCGAGCAGCACGGCAACGGCCGCGGCGACCCGGAGGTTCGTCCGCACGGAGCCCATCGTCCTCCGAACCGGCTTCCGCCGCCTACTGCCCGCCTCGGCTCGGAGCGGCAAGGCCGGCCGCCGCCTTCTTCTCCTTGAGAACCTCCGCCGTGTCGCGCACGTACTGCAGGTTCCCGTCGATGGTCTCGATCGTGACCGTCGCCCTGATCTCGTCCAGAAGCTGGTTCAGCCGCGCCTCCCGCCGCTCCCCGACGAGGCTCTGCGCCGCCCTCGGGCCGGCCTCTTCCAGCGTGAGGAACCGCTCGGGGTTCCGCTTGAGCACCTTCACGATCGCGAACCCGCCGGGCGCGGCGATCGGCTCGCTGATCTCGCCGGGCCTCAGTCTGAACGTCGGCTCCTGGAGGTACGGGAACCTCTGCTCGCCCTGGTAGTAGTCGGTCACGATGCCCTTGTTGTTCTTCAGCCAGCTGCTCGTCGCGTGCAGATCAAGGGCCTTCTCGAATGTGGTCTGGCCCGCCAGGAGCTGCTGCCTGACCGCGTTCGCGATCTCCTCGGTCGGGACGATGACGTGCTGCACGTCCGCGCTGGGGGGCTGCGCGTAGTCCGCGCGATGGGTCTCGTAGTACTCGCGAACCTCGATGGGCGTCGGCTCGCTCACCTTGTTGATGACGTCCGCCTCGTACAGCAGCTTCACCATGAGCTCCTCGGCCCGCTCGGCGAGGTAGTCCTTGAACTCACGGGTGTTCCGGTAGCCCCGCTTGTCGATCTCGTACGCGATGATCTCGGCGTGGACCCTGTTGCGAAGGAGGCGCTCGATGCCCTGGGGGCCGTCGCCCTTCGGGGTCTCCATGCCCTCCGTGCCCTTGAGGATCTCCTGATAGTCGCCGAGGGTCACGGTCTTCTTCTTGCCGCCGATCTTGTAGGTGAACAGGACCTTGCCCTTCTCCTCGTCCGGGAGCTCGGGGACGACGTGGGCGGCCGCGCGCGCCATTCTGGTCTCGACGTCGGCGGGCTTCCCCATGTCGGGGATCTGCTTCGCCACCGTCTCGTCCGTTCGCGTGGAGGCGAGCGCCAGGACGTCCTCGTCGAACTGGACGTCCGCGGCCGCCATCCAGGCCATGTTGACCTCGTGCTCCTTGAGTCCCCTGGCGAACGCCTGCGCCTCCTGCGTGACACCGGCGAGATGCTGCCCCTCGAGCGGGGTCCGGTACGCCGGGTCCTTGCGCGAGAGGACCTTGAAGACCTGCCAGTTGCCCATGTTGACGGGCTGCGAGACGTCGCCGTTGTTGAGGTGCTGGATGGCGACCCTGACCAGCGGGTGGTAGTTCTTCCACTCCAGGATGGGCATCCTGCCGCCCTCCTTGCCGCTCGGCAGGACGGAGATCTCCTGGGCCACGCGGGCGAAGTCCTCTCCGCCTTCGGTGACGCGCTTGTACGCCGCCTCCGCCTCCTCTTTGGTCTCCGTGGCGATCTCCAGGAGCTGGAACGTCATCTCACGGACGGTGTAGTAGTCCTCGATGTCCTTCTGGCTGAGCGTGCTCGGCTTCTCGATGACGTCCGCGCGGAGCATCATCTCCGCCTTCTGCTGCGAGTGGAACTCCCGCGCGCCCGCCTGATACTCGTGCGTGTCGAGCCCGAGGCGGAGCGCCTGGATGACGAGCAGTTCCTTGCGGATGACGTCCTCGATGATCCTCCTCCTGCCCTCGTCGCCGGGGATGTCCGGGATGTAGGGCACGATCATCTTGTCAAGCCGTTCGTTCACATACCCGGCCGTGACCGTCCGCGGCGGGATCTTGCCTTCGTTGTCCGTGATCCGCACCACGACCTTGTCGCTCGTGCTCTTCGCGCAGCCGCACACGACGGCGGCCGCGACCACGACGACCAGGGCCAGCGCCATGAACCTCCTCATGCTCCTCCCGCTCCTTTCGCACCCGCGCACCGCGGCGCGGCAGATGGTCCGATGCCTTTGACGCTGATTCAGTAAACCCGAGAGCCCCGTCTGGGGCCCTTCTCACCATGCGGCAACCTACCACAGGCGACGAAGTGCCTCAACACCTTTCTAGCCGCGCGCAGGGCGTCCGGGCGGTCCTTGGGGGCCGGGAACCGCACCGTAAGGCCCACCCGCGCGTCGAACTCGAGCGGCA harbors:
- a CDS encoding RNA-binding S4 domain-containing protein, which produces MRLDLFLKVSRLVKQRSAARQLCDAGRVEILGRRAKAATEVRPGDEITLSLRDRTLTVRVVEIPSGNVSKERARALCEVIGDRDVSRH
- a CDS encoding peptidyl-prolyl cis-trans isomerase encodes the protein MRRFMALALVVVVAAAVVCGCAKSTSDKVVVRITDNEGKIPPRTVTAGYVNERLDKMIVPYIPDIPGDEGRRRIIEDVIRKELLVIQALRLGLDTHEYQAGAREFHSQQKAEMMLRADVIEKPSTLSQKDIEDYYTVREMTFQLLEIATETKEEAEAAYKRVTEGGEDFARVAQEISVLPSGKEGGRMPILEWKNYHPLVRVAIQHLNNGDVSQPVNMGNWQVFKVLSRKDPAYRTPLEGQHLAGVTQEAQAFARGLKEHEVNMAWMAAADVQFDEDVLALASTRTDETVAKQIPDMGKPADVETRMARAAAHVVPELPDEEKGKVLFTYKIGGKKKTVTLGDYQEILKGTEGMETPKGDGPQGIERLLRNRVHAEIIAYEIDKRGYRNTREFKDYLAERAEELMVKLLYEADVINKVSEPTPIEVREYYETHRADYAQPPSADVQHVIVPTEEIANAVRQQLLAGQTTFEKALDLHATSSWLKNNKGIVTDYYQGEQRFPYLQEPTFRLRPGEISEPIAAPGGFAIVKVLKRNPERFLTLEEAGPRAAQSLVGERREARLNQLLDEIRATVTIETIDGNLQYVRDTAEVLKEKKAAAGLAAPSRGGQ
- a CDS encoding peptidylprolyl isomerase, which encodes MRTNLRVAAAVAVLLAAAACGRQHDRDVLARVGGSSLTVGEFYASVPEHLSAVMTLDDQEEALKRWVKTELFYQEGLRRGLGKSEETRRRLRELEREIVAEACIQLIMGDVPDVTEEDARAYFEAHRSEYGLQVRLAHILVRSRQEAELVLRQLSAGTPFGTAAGQFSIDQTARIGGDLGYMGRGDMIYELEEVAFELGVGKVSGVIPSSYGYHIVKVLDRQPGAGQPTFESRRATVLNFLTSQRRRQVFDRWLGELQGRSTVVVDTANLRRAAQSRARGEEPGGILGIGAPQDTAATETQ
- the pdxA gene encoding 4-hydroxythreonine-4-phosphate dehydrogenase PdxA; translation: MEPGSVGGGRQRPGRPRVLLTMGDPAGVGPEIALRTLADGGLRADFDLVAVGARDVFERCAARLSLPFDAQVVGTAPEAAPSEPGRPTTAGAAAAAAAVVEAARLCLSGAADAMVTAPVIKATVAEAGYDFPGHTEFLARLAGAGCVVMTFVHGARRVGLVTNHLPLAAVAGALTKELVLEKLLTLARGLDAALGVKFPRIAVAALNPHAGERGAIGDEEARVIAPAVAAAREAGVDAEGPLPADALFPRLGAREGSGREGGARFDAALAMYHDQATIPLRLWGVGDAVNVTLGLPIVRTSPGHGVALDVAGRGVADAGGMIAATRLAGEIAARIARRRTGAG
- a CDS encoding peptidylprolyl isomerase, whose protein sequence is MAALLAGVAALVWAGVARAERELVDGIAAVVGDRVILESEVDQEMYLYQVRAGAETPPEQAQAVRMQLLHEMVDELLLVARAMRDTIVVEGWELDEEIERRLADVKARQGSEAAFQAALAREGMTETELKRLYRADVERRLLGQKVIDLEVRPKAEVTWAEVAAYYEEHASEVGAVPEHYEIAGILILPEVSESARRAATKRLDEALERLGRGESFESLARIYSDDPSAANGGNLGTFGPGMMVPEFEEAAFALGEGETSGIVETRFGLHLIQAVAKSGDTMRARHILARLAPGPDDDARAAALAESLRQRAVVGEDFAELARRYSDDARTAQAGGVLGRFAPDDLVPEFRAAVESLEPGGVSAVLRGDGGYYVLTLLRHEAARTATLDEIRPRLRQFLVDRRMEEEYQKLIDRLSREIYVSIRDAADPSP